In bacterium (Candidatus Blackallbacteria) CG13_big_fil_rev_8_21_14_2_50_49_14, the following are encoded in one genomic region:
- the fabF gene encoding beta-ketoacyl-[acyl-carrier-protein] synthase II, which produces MPEPCLQRVVVTGAGVISPLGNNLPDFWRNLLAGENGISTITRFDTTGFPTRIAGQVKDFDVHAWIEHKEARRMAPFTQFAVGAALEALQRAGLKIDAGNADQIGVSLGCGIGGMQVIEDQHRILLEKGPHRVSPLLIPMFIPNMAAGQVAIQTGARGPNNCPVTACASASHAIGDAFRILQRGDAQAMITGGTEAAITPLSMAGFASAKTMSTRNDDPEHASRPFDRQRDGFVMGEGSGILILETLSHAQARGAEILAEVAGFGMTGDAYHITAPSPDGEGLVRAIQIALKDAALSPFEIDYINAHGTSTPLNDITETKAIHQVFAEAASQLVVSSTKSMTGHLLGAAGGIEAIASVMSLREQIVHPTRNFEESDPECDLDYVPGQARKMQVRAVLSNNMGFGGHNACLVFKRFEA; this is translated from the coding sequence ATGCCTGAGCCTTGTCTTCAGCGTGTGGTGGTGACAGGGGCGGGTGTGATCTCGCCTCTGGGCAATAATCTGCCTGATTTCTGGCGCAATCTGCTGGCGGGTGAAAATGGCATCAGCACCATCACCCGTTTTGATACCACCGGCTTTCCAACCCGGATTGCGGGTCAGGTCAAAGATTTTGACGTGCATGCCTGGATTGAACACAAAGAAGCCCGGCGCATGGCCCCTTTTACCCAGTTTGCTGTAGGGGCAGCTCTTGAGGCGCTGCAGCGTGCGGGCCTGAAAATCGATGCAGGCAATGCCGATCAGATTGGGGTCAGCCTGGGCTGTGGAATTGGCGGCATGCAGGTAATTGAAGATCAGCACCGGATTTTGCTTGAAAAAGGCCCCCATCGGGTTTCTCCGCTTTTGATTCCCATGTTTATTCCCAATATGGCAGCCGGGCAGGTTGCGATTCAGACGGGTGCACGGGGGCCGAATAATTGTCCGGTGACAGCCTGTGCTTCAGCCTCGCATGCGATTGGCGATGCCTTTCGAATTTTGCAGCGCGGTGATGCCCAGGCCATGATTACAGGCGGAACCGAAGCCGCGATTACGCCGCTGAGCATGGCGGGTTTTGCTTCGGCCAAGACCATGTCGACCCGCAATGACGATCCTGAACACGCCAGCCGCCCCTTTGACCGTCAGCGCGATGGCTTTGTGATGGGAGAAGGTTCGGGGATTTTGATTCTTGAAACCCTGAGCCATGCCCAGGCCCGTGGCGCTGAAATCCTGGCCGAGGTGGCTGGATTTGGCATGACGGGCGATGCCTACCATATTACCGCACCCTCTCCCGATGGCGAAGGCTTGGTGCGGGCCATACAGATTGCCTTGAAAGATGCGGCTCTCAGCCCCTTTGAGATAGATTATATCAACGCCCATGGCACTTCCACCCCTCTCAACGATATCACCGAGACCAAGGCCATTCATCAGGTTTTTGCCGAGGCGGCCAGCCAATTGGTGGTGAGTTCGACCAAGTCTATGACCGGGCATTTGCTCGGTGCGGCGGGGGGCATTGAGGCGATTGCCTCAGTGATGAGCCTGCGTGAGCAGATTGTGCATCCCACGCGCAATTTTGAGGAATCAGACCCCGAATGCGATTTGGATTACGTGCCCGGTCAGGCCCGCAAAATGCAGGTGCGGGCGGTGCTCAGCAATAATATGGGATTTGGCGGCCACAATGCCTGCCTGGTCTTCAAACGCTTTGAAGCCTGA
- the fabG gene encoding 3-oxoacyl-[acyl-carrier-protein] reductase produces MAELSGKVALVTGSSRGIGRACVLKLAEAGARVVINYFSHEEAAREVQALIAEKWGGESLCIRADISQAEQVQALFDQIMERWGRLDILVNNAGITRDGLLLRMQESDWDDVVSTNLRGLFHCTKRAAKIMLRQKSGRIVNLSSVVGQIGNEGQTNYATTKAGILGFTRSVALELASRGIAVNAVAPGYIDSEMTDGLTEAKRAEVIQKIPFQRFGRCDEVAEMVLFLSSERCQYLTGQTINIDGGMVMK; encoded by the coding sequence ATGGCTGAACTGTCAGGAAAAGTCGCACTGGTGACGGGAAGTTCACGGGGGATTGGCCGTGCTTGCGTGCTCAAGCTTGCCGAAGCCGGGGCCCGTGTGGTGATCAATTATTTTTCTCATGAAGAAGCGGCCCGCGAAGTGCAGGCCCTGATTGCAGAAAAATGGGGCGGGGAGTCGCTGTGTATTCGTGCGGATATTTCGCAGGCGGAGCAGGTTCAGGCGCTTTTTGATCAAATCATGGAGCGCTGGGGGCGGCTGGATATTCTTGTCAACAATGCCGGCATCACCCGCGATGGATTGTTGCTGCGCATGCAGGAATCCGATTGGGACGACGTGGTCTCGACCAATCTGCGCGGACTTTTTCATTGCACCAAACGGGCGGCCAAGATTATGCTGCGTCAAAAAAGTGGCAGAATCGTCAATCTTTCTTCTGTGGTGGGTCAAATTGGCAATGAAGGCCAGACCAACTATGCCACCACCAAAGCGGGGATTTTGGGCTTTACCCGCAGTGTGGCACTTGAGCTGGCTTCACGTGGCATTGCGGTCAATGCAGTGGCCCCTGGCTATATTGATTCTGAAATGACCGATGGCCTGACTGAGGCCAAACGGGCTGAAGTGATCCAAAAAATACCTTTTCAGCGATTTGGGCGCTGTGATGAGGTGGCAGAAATGGTATTATTCCTATCATCGGAACGTTGCCAATATCTGACCGGCCAGACCATCAATATTGATGGCGGCATGGTGATGAAATAA
- the clpP gene encoding ATP-dependent Clp endopeptidase, proteolytic subunit ClpP gives MIVPYVFENTAQGERGYDIFSRLLKSRIILLGDEIDEPLANVIIAQLLFLDAEDNEKDIALYINSPGGIITAGFAIYDTMQHIKSPVSTICIGQASSMGAFLLAGGEKGKRMSLPNARIMIHQPHGGAGGQATDIEIQAAEIVRLRNRLNGLMAFHTDQPLEKIEADVERDFFMSPEEALEYGLIDKVVERPPRA, from the coding sequence GTGATTGTGCCCTATGTTTTTGAAAACACCGCCCAGGGTGAGCGCGGCTATGATATTTTCTCACGTCTGCTCAAATCACGGATTATCCTGCTTGGAGACGAAATTGACGAGCCCCTGGCCAATGTGATCATCGCCCAGCTGCTCTTTCTCGATGCCGAAGACAATGAAAAGGATATTGCCCTGTATATCAACTCACCAGGTGGGATTATCACCGCAGGTTTCGCCATTTACGATACCATGCAGCATATTAAAAGCCCGGTTTCCACGATCTGTATTGGCCAGGCTTCCAGCATGGGCGCCTTTCTGCTGGCGGGGGGTGAAAAAGGCAAACGCATGTCCTTGCCCAATGCCCGCATCATGATTCATCAACCCCACGGGGGAGCCGGTGGACAGGCCACGGATATTGAAATCCAAGCCGCTGAAATTGTACGCCTGCGCAACCGTCTTAACGGTCTGATGGCGTTTCATACCGATCAACCGCTTGAAAAAATCGAAGCCGATGTGGAGCGCGATTTCTTCATGTCACCCGAAGAAGCCTTGGAATATGGCCTGATCGACAAAGTTGTCGAACGTCCTCCCCGCGCTTAA
- a CDS encoding acyl carrier protein, whose product MSKDEILEKIRSIVVEQLGVEASQVTPDANFINDLGADSLGTVELIMSLEEAFDIDIPDDKAEQIRTVGDALVYIEQHA is encoded by the coding sequence ATGAGTAAAGACGAAATTCTCGAAAAGATCCGCAGCATTGTGGTGGAACAACTGGGGGTAGAAGCCAGTCAGGTGACTCCCGACGCCAATTTTATCAATGACCTGGGAGCTGATTCGCTCGGCACCGTCGAATTGATCATGTCGCTTGAAGAAGCCTTTGATATCGATATCCCCGATGACAAGGCCGAACAGATCCGCACCGTGGGCGACGCCCTGGTTTATATTGAACAGCATGCCTGA
- a CDS encoding nucleotidyltransferase domain-containing protein, with amino-acid sequence MSNVLPALKAVSNPQITASRLIQTRYPDCLAAFLAGSIVRGEGTATSDLDIVIVTHSEPDAPYRCSEMVGVWPVEFFVHTPSSLEDYFTSDIQRRRPSLVQMCFEGLILSQKDDQAETIKQRAFELLEKGPPPLSPSEETRARYYLTDLLDDFRGCENREENLQIAPLLAQHAADFYLAQQSAWSGQGKWLWRALHKAAPDQAILLQTALENFYCHNQKSPLIDFCTTLLEAAGGPLFSGFDSRKL; translated from the coding sequence TTGTCGAACGTCCTCCCCGCGCTTAAAGCCGTGAGCAATCCGCAAATCACCGCCAGCCGTCTGATTCAGACCCGGTATCCAGATTGTCTGGCGGCCTTTCTTGCGGGCAGCATTGTTCGGGGAGAGGGCACAGCCACCTCCGATTTGGATATCGTCATCGTTACCCATTCAGAACCCGATGCTCCCTATCGCTGTTCTGAAATGGTAGGGGTTTGGCCGGTTGAGTTCTTTGTGCATACCCCCAGCTCCCTGGAGGACTATTTCACCAGCGATATTCAAAGGCGAAGGCCGTCTTTGGTACAGATGTGTTTTGAGGGGCTGATTCTGAGCCAAAAGGATGATCAAGCCGAAACGATCAAACAAAGGGCCTTTGAACTGCTTGAAAAAGGCCCACCCCCACTGAGCCCCTCAGAAGAGACCCGTGCACGCTACTATCTGACAGATCTACTCGACGACTTTCGCGGTTGCGAAAATCGTGAAGAAAACCTACAGATTGCCCCGCTTTTGGCGCAACATGCAGCAGATTTTTACCTGGCCCAACAATCTGCCTGGAGTGGCCAAGGCAAATGGCTCTGGCGTGCCCTGCACAAAGCCGCACCAGATCAGGCCATTCTCTTGCAAACAGCCTTGGAAAACTTCTATTGTCACAACCAGAAAAGCCCTCTAATTGATTTTTGTACCACCCTGCTAGAAGCTGCCGGTGGCCCGCTTTTTTCAGGTTTTGATAGCCGCAAACTCTAA
- a CDS encoding transcriptional regulator — MQVQHDLESRLSEALAPLHLEVLNESHKHSGPAGDSHFKVIAVSDHFEGQNRVARHRQINALLADLIGQPIHALSLQLFTPSEWAARAEVALPSPPCRGGSKHAH, encoded by the coding sequence ATGCAGGTTCAACACGACTTAGAATCCAGATTGAGCGAGGCCCTGGCCCCCCTGCACCTGGAAGTACTCAATGAAAGCCACAAACACAGTGGCCCAGCTGGCGATTCTCATTTCAAGGTGATTGCCGTATCGGATCACTTTGAAGGGCAAAACCGGGTGGCCCGCCATCGCCAGATCAACGCCCTTTTGGCAGATTTGATTGGCCAGCCGATTCACGCGCTTTCACTGCAATTGTTTACCCCTTCAGAATGGGCGGCCCGTGCCGAAGTGGCTTTGCCCTCTCCTCCCTGCCGGGGCGGATCGAAGCACGCGCATTGA
- a CDS encoding dephospho-CoA kinase, with the protein MFRIGLTGGIATGKSVVAQMLEKQGAYVIDTDLLAHQLMEPGQPVYQAVVEAFGTEILSAPGGPIDRRILGARIFADDNLREQLNSLVHPAVKEALHQLETAIRAQEKDRNKNYLLVFVIPLLYEVNMAHFVDKTIVVYCPEAVQKERLMARNGFTPEEAEIRIRAQLSIEIKAEKADEVIDNSRDLENTREQLNWILGELKWDRYTAS; encoded by the coding sequence ATGTTCAGAATCGGTCTGACCGGCGGCATTGCCACAGGCAAGTCCGTCGTTGCCCAAATGCTCGAAAAACAGGGGGCTTACGTTATCGATACCGATCTGCTTGCCCATCAGCTGATGGAACCCGGTCAACCGGTTTACCAGGCAGTAGTAGAGGCCTTTGGAACAGAGATTCTCAGCGCCCCAGGCGGCCCGATTGACCGCCGCATTCTGGGAGCCCGTATCTTTGCTGACGACAACCTGCGTGAGCAACTCAACAGCCTGGTGCACCCTGCCGTAAAAGAAGCCCTGCATCAGTTGGAGACAGCGATCCGCGCGCAGGAAAAAGACAGAAATAAAAATTATCTGCTGGTGTTCGTTATTCCCTTGCTCTATGAGGTGAATATGGCCCATTTTGTCGATAAAACGATTGTGGTATACTGTCCTGAGGCTGTTCAGAAAGAGCGCCTGATGGCCCGCAATGGATTCACGCCAGAAGAGGCTGAAATCCGCATCAGAGCGCAGTTATCGATAGAAATCAAGGCAGAGAAAGCCGATGAAGTGATCGATAACAGTCGAGACCTTGAAAATACACGGGAACAGCTAAACTGGATTTTAGGTGAACTGAAATGGGATCGATATACCGCCTCTTAA
- a CDS encoding phenylalanine 4-monooxygenase: MSDPGAALSEGDFQAPEQLSAYERAGLEGKDPRCIPIKIDSPLPIGDEIEVPSYTPDQQAVWQYLLQRQLEILPGRACQAFLKGLEALKLPPDRIPSLPELSKTLEATTQWRVARTPGLLHEQDFFELLAQRVFPSTDYIRERHELDYTPAPDLFHDIFGHLPMITEPDFADFYQRYGQASLKATGLKRRQLESFHWFTVEFGLVREKGEPRIYGNGIVSSYKETFHALGHEVKLLPFDPEVMGDHPYEVWHLQPVLFVVDSFEALKEGFENWAGGKLGLL; encoded by the coding sequence ATGTCAGACCCAGGAGCCGCCCTCTCAGAGGGAGACTTTCAAGCCCCAGAACAACTCTCTGCCTATGAACGGGCAGGCTTGGAAGGCAAAGATCCCCGCTGTATCCCGATCAAGATCGACAGTCCCCTTCCGATTGGGGACGAAATTGAAGTGCCCAGCTATACCCCTGATCAACAGGCCGTTTGGCAATACCTGCTGCAACGGCAGCTTGAGATCTTACCCGGCCGGGCCTGTCAGGCCTTTCTAAAAGGGCTTGAAGCCCTCAAATTGCCCCCCGATCGGATTCCCAGTCTGCCCGAACTGAGCAAGACCCTCGAAGCCACCACCCAATGGCGCGTGGCCCGCACTCCCGGTTTGCTGCATGAGCAGGATTTCTTTGAATTGCTGGCCCAGCGGGTCTTTCCTTCCACAGATTATATCCGCGAGCGACATGAACTCGACTATACCCCTGCGCCCGACCTTTTTCACGATATCTTCGGGCACCTGCCCATGATCACCGAACCCGATTTCGCCGACTTTTACCAGCGCTACGGTCAGGCCTCGCTCAAAGCCACAGGCCTGAAGCGCCGTCAACTCGAAAGTTTTCATTGGTTTACGGTCGAATTTGGCCTGGTGCGCGAAAAGGGCGAACCCCGCATCTACGGCAATGGCATCGTCTCGTCCTATAAAGAGACCTTTCATGCCCTCGGCCATGAGGTCAAGCTCCTGCCCTTCGACCCTGAAGTCATGGGAGATCACCCCTACGAGGTCTGGCATTTGCAGCCTGTGCTTTTTGTGGTGGATTCCTTTGAAGCGCTGAAAGAGGGCTTTGAAAACTGGGCAGGCGGAAAACTCGGCTTACTCTAA
- a CDS encoding adenylate kinase — protein sequence MHLIFLGAPGAGKGTQAHLIAERFEAAHVSTGDILRQAAREGTEMGLKAKSFMDQGALVPDDVIIGLIKEKFSEADFPANWIMDGFPRTLAQAEALDQLLAEIDLGLTVVLNIDVPLDLLMDRLTLRRTCRKTGKIFNLKFSPPDDPEKYDLYQRDDDKPESVQNRLKVYQDQTQPLIAYYEKTGKLVNIHGEQDVALVTEEILKAIEAHR from the coding sequence ATTCATCTGATTTTTCTCGGAGCCCCCGGTGCTGGCAAAGGCACCCAGGCGCACCTGATTGCAGAGCGCTTTGAAGCAGCGCATGTCTCGACCGGAGATATTCTCCGTCAGGCTGCCCGCGAGGGCACTGAAATGGGACTGAAAGCCAAATCCTTTATGGATCAGGGCGCTTTGGTTCCCGATGACGTGATCATCGGACTGATCAAGGAAAAATTCTCTGAAGCAGATTTTCCCGCCAACTGGATCATGGACGGTTTTCCCCGTACCCTGGCCCAGGCCGAGGCTCTGGATCAACTGCTGGCAGAAATCGACCTGGGTCTGACCGTGGTTTTGAATATCGACGTGCCCCTGGATCTGCTGATGGATCGTCTGACCTTGCGCAGAACCTGTCGCAAGACCGGCAAGATCTTCAATCTGAAGTTCAGCCCACCTGATGATCCTGAGAAGTATGACCTCTATCAGCGCGACGATGACAAACCGGAATCGGTTCAGAACCGCCTGAAGGTCTACCAAGACCAGACCCAACCCCTGATCGCCTATTACGAGAAGACCGGCAAGCTGGTCAATATCCACGGTGAACAGGATGTGGCCCTGGTAACGGAAGAAATTCTCAAGGCCATTGAAGCACATCGCTGA